In Manis pentadactyla isolate mManPen7 chromosome 3, mManPen7.hap1, whole genome shotgun sequence, a single window of DNA contains:
- the LOC130683087 gene encoding uncharacterized protein LOC130683087, whose translation MKNNQPLQLRSKPNHPCHQFPNTPNPCPYTHTHTHISHKPLLLLHIPTPNTLPRHRSPFLRASTVTFADHPRRSPNFSAHTPSPPQTEGLPVWLVSLLHILPHSHPPHFLALASLPAPEEIAPTSYRSTPHSRTPSPRHSGLPASSPEAQPRHVGTGTPPHTPLKPARAGGTRVDRSLRRRSPGQCPQARFLRPLERRGRRFPGTHLEPVVNISPGFPSTNSSTRVLPSPPPTYLAAEDPPSSATPPPSARGPSRPPLTSAAELRVGAGRRAV comes from the exons ATGAAGAATAATCAGCCTTTGCAACTAAGAAGTAAACCAAACCATCCATGCCACCAATTCCCAAATACACCAAACCCCTGcccctatacacacacacacacacacatctcccaCAAACCCCTGCTCTTGCTCCACATTCCGACACCCAACACGCTGCCCCGCCACAGGAGCCCCTTCCTACGGGCATCCACGGTCACCTTCGCGGACCATCCGCGCCGCAGCCCGAACTTCTCAGCCCACACTCCCTCACCACCGCAGACCGAAGGGCTCCCCGTCTGGCTGGTCTCCCTACTCCACATCCTCCCACACTCGCACCCTCCCCACTTCCTCGCCCTCGCTTCCCTCCCGGCTCCCGAGGAGATTGCCCCAACCTCCTATCGCTCTACTCCACACTCCCGAACACCTTCACCCCGCCACAGCGGGCTCCCCGCCTCCAGCCCCGAGGCCCAGCCCAGGCATGTGGGGACAGGCACCCCCCCACACACGCCCCTCAAGCCTGCCCGGGCCGGGGGCACCCGCGTTGACCGGAGCCTCCG GAGGAGGAGTCCAGGCCAGTGCCCCCAAGCCCGCTTCCTCCGACCGTTGGAGCGGCGGGGAAGGAGGTTCCCCGGAACTCACCTCGAGCCTGTTGTCAACATTAGCCCCGGGTTTCCCAGCACCAACTCCAGCACTCgggttctcccctcccctccccccacctatCTCGCAGCCGAGGACCCGCCTTCCTCAGCAACCCCTCCTCCCTCCGCCCGCGGGCCCTCCCGCCCACCACTCACAAGCGCGGCCGAACTgcgggtgggggcggggcggaGGGCGGTGTAA